Proteins from a single region of Pseudodesulfovibrio portus:
- a CDS encoding adenylyl-sulfate kinase — protein sequence MDGSRQPWAVWVVGLPGSGKSTLAQGIHARLAGQGTEAALLEMDARRKSYFPNPAYTPEERESAYRMFVDEAAELVAQGNNVIMDGSAYKVSMRRYARHRIERFAEIFIKCDLPEAVRRESARPGGKVMAGLYEKALRRKETGEPVRGLGDVIGVDVTFEIDEDAEFVIDNTRLSREEALGKIMHFLDTWLARA from the coding sequence GTGGACGGATCACGCCAACCATGGGCAGTCTGGGTGGTTGGGTTGCCCGGCAGCGGCAAGTCGACCCTGGCGCAGGGCATTCATGCCCGGCTGGCCGGGCAGGGCACGGAGGCCGCCCTGCTCGAGATGGACGCGCGCCGAAAAAGCTATTTCCCGAATCCCGCCTACACCCCGGAGGAAAGGGAATCCGCCTACAGGATGTTCGTGGACGAAGCCGCGGAACTCGTCGCCCAGGGCAACAACGTGATTATGGACGGTTCGGCCTACAAGGTCTCCATGCGGCGCTATGCTCGTCACCGCATCGAACGGTTTGCGGAGATATTCATCAAATGCGATCTCCCCGAGGCCGTCCGGCGGGAGTCGGCCCGGCCCGGGGGCAAGGTCATGGCCGGGCTCTACGAAAAGGCCCTGCGGCGCAAGGAGACCGGGGAGCCGGTCAGGGGCTTGGGCGACGTCATCGGCGTGGACGTAACCTTCGAGATCGACGAGGACGCCGAGTTCGTGATTGACAACACCCGTCTTTCCCGTGAAGAGGCCCTGGGAAAAATAATGCACTTTCTGGACACCTGGCTCGCCCGTGCTTAA
- the tolR gene encoding protein TolR: MAIKTGGGFLNEINVTPFVDVMLVLLIIFMVTAPLMTQGVEVDLPTTRTVKNLPQDSEHLILSVKKDGTLFLDEYQVGLDELQTHLKQLVAKQKKQLFLRADKEVAYGTVVRVMGEIKSAGIDRLGIVAEQEKDKKK; this comes from the coding sequence ATGGCCATAAAAACCGGCGGCGGCTTCCTCAACGAAATCAACGTCACGCCTTTCGTGGACGTGATGCTGGTGTTGCTGATCATCTTCATGGTCACGGCCCCGCTCATGACCCAGGGCGTGGAGGTGGATCTGCCCACCACGCGGACGGTCAAGAACCTGCCCCAGGATTCCGAGCATCTGATCCTGTCGGTGAAGAAGGACGGCACCCTGTTCCTGGACGAATACCAGGTGGGGCTGGACGAGCTGCAGACCCACCTCAAGCAGTTGGTGGCCAAGCAGAAGAAGCAGCTGTTCCTGCGCGCCGACAAGGAGGTCGCCTACGGCACGGTGGTCCGCGTCATGGGCGAAATCAAGTCTGCGGGCATCGACCGGCTCGGCATCGTGGCCGAGCAGGAAAAGGACAAGAAGAAGTAG
- the pal gene encoding peptidoglycan-associated lipoprotein Pal, with the protein MRIKWNVVIVALMALSLIVAAGCAKKTTTSAPDTKVEVKDDTTWTPPPTKPQVDEAALAAEAEARAKSEAIEELSSVTIHFDFDSYVLKEEARAILALKANIMRKYADVEVVIEGHCDERGTEEYNLALGERRARAAYEHLVILGVDPGRMKIVSYGEEKPVDPGHNESAWMQNRRAEFVVQ; encoded by the coding sequence ATGAGAATCAAATGGAATGTCGTCATTGTGGCCCTTATGGCTCTGTCACTGATTGTTGCAGCTGGTTGCGCCAAGAAAACGACAACCAGTGCTCCTGATACCAAGGTCGAGGTGAAGGACGATACGACCTGGACGCCTCCGCCGACAAAACCGCAGGTGGACGAGGCCGCATTGGCCGCCGAAGCGGAAGCCCGCGCCAAGTCCGAGGCCATCGAAGAACTTTCCAGCGTGACCATTCATTTCGACTTCGATTCCTACGTGCTCAAGGAAGAGGCCCGTGCCATCCTGGCGCTCAAGGCCAACATCATGCGCAAGTACGCGGACGTTGAAGTTGTCATCGAAGGTCACTGTGACGAACGCGGAACCGAGGAATACAACCTGGCACTGGGTGAACGCCGCGCCCGCGCCGCCTACGAGCACCTGGTCATCCTCGGCGTGGACCCCGGCCGCATGAAGATCGTCAGCTACGGCGAGGAAAAGCCGGTCGATCCGGGCCACAACGAGTCCGCCTGGATGCAGAACCGCCGCGCCGAGTTCGTCGTGCAATAG
- a CDS encoding histidinol phosphate phosphatase domain-containing protein — protein MIDLHTHTIFSDGVLIPAELARRAEVIGYKALCMTDHADEATLYHILENVRRFVDKHGHFFDLTLMAGVELTHVPPALIGEMTEAARKAGAQIVVVHGETPVEPVAPGTNLAAIEAGVDVLAHPGMITDEEVKLAVEKGVAIEITTRRGHSLTNGHVAAMARKHGARLVINNDAHAPGDLVSRELREKVGLGAGLTKEEYRRTEANAWEIVQRCMK, from the coding sequence ATGATCGATCTGCATACCCATACGATTTTCAGCGACGGAGTCCTGATCCCGGCGGAACTCGCCCGCAGGGCCGAGGTTATCGGCTACAAGGCGCTCTGCATGACGGACCATGCGGACGAGGCTACCCTGTACCACATCCTGGAGAACGTGCGCCGGTTCGTGGACAAGCACGGTCATTTCTTCGACCTTACGCTCATGGCCGGGGTCGAATTGACCCATGTGCCGCCCGCGCTCATCGGCGAGATGACCGAGGCGGCCCGCAAGGCGGGAGCACAGATCGTCGTCGTGCACGGTGAGACCCCCGTGGAGCCGGTTGCTCCCGGAACCAACCTGGCGGCCATCGAAGCGGGTGTGGACGTTCTGGCGCATCCCGGCATGATCACCGACGAGGAGGTCAAGCTCGCCGTGGAGAAGGGGGTGGCCATCGAGATCACCACCCGGAGAGGGCACAGCCTGACCAACGGCCATGTGGCTGCCATGGCCCGCAAGCATGGCGCCAGGCTTGTCATCAACAACGACGCCCACGCGCCCGGCGATCTGGTGAGCAGGGAACTTCGGGAAAAGGTCGGCCTGGGTGCCGGACTGACCAAGGAAGAGTATCGCCGGACCGAGGCCAACGCATGGGAGATCGTTCAGCGATGCATGAAATAG
- a CDS encoding protein tolB, protein MKRLSVILIGCVCAILMTIPAFAAGPLTVDIHGPGQRMVNLTILPPKGLDGAPVPEAAAQALQELVVNNLSYIPFLKLVGVDQLLGGDPSTGVKGSEIDFKPFQLARVDLCMTAGWNGEYIEARVFETFSGRRVVGKSYRDVSQNLPLVADRFCSSFLEALTGKKGFFDSPIAFVRQMGKTKEIFTVLPQGRELKQITRLGDFNLSPTWSSDGSKIAFTHIGKTRHELCVFDSATNKIKRRYKGLGSTIISPVYSAGDKLFVALNRNGATNIYGLDKSFKPEKPLVGSPYIDVSPSFDRSGEKMVFTSSRAGNPHIYLMDVKSGDIRRVTTTGKYNTHPCISPDGRFVAYTHQTSDGHRIYLHDLQTGREKQLTFGPGNDEYPAFGPDGYFVAFASSRTGEYKVYLTTRHGDTPKRIPTGKGAAFAPAWDTSLQW, encoded by the coding sequence ATGAAAAGGCTTTCCGTCATTCTCATCGGTTGTGTCTGTGCCATTCTCATGACCATCCCGGCCTTTGCCGCCGGGCCGCTGACCGTGGACATTCACGGTCCCGGCCAGCGCATGGTCAATCTGACCATCCTGCCCCCGAAGGGGTTGGACGGCGCGCCGGTCCCCGAGGCCGCAGCCCAGGCCCTGCAGGAGCTTGTGGTCAACAATCTGAGCTACATCCCGTTTCTCAAGCTGGTGGGTGTCGATCAGTTGCTCGGCGGCGATCCGAGTACCGGGGTCAAGGGGTCGGAGATCGACTTCAAGCCCTTTCAGCTTGCCCGCGTGGATTTGTGCATGACCGCCGGCTGGAACGGCGAGTACATTGAGGCGCGCGTATTCGAGACGTTCAGCGGCCGTCGCGTGGTGGGCAAGTCCTACCGCGACGTCAGCCAGAATCTGCCGCTTGTGGCCGACCGGTTCTGTTCCTCCTTCTTGGAGGCGCTGACCGGCAAGAAGGGCTTCTTTGATTCTCCCATCGCCTTTGTGCGCCAGATGGGCAAGACCAAGGAAATCTTCACCGTGCTGCCCCAGGGGCGGGAACTGAAACAGATCACCAGGCTCGGTGATTTCAACCTGAGCCCCACCTGGTCGTCCGACGGTTCCAAGATCGCCTTCACCCACATCGGCAAGACCCGGCATGAGCTCTGCGTCTTCGACAGCGCCACCAACAAGATAAAGCGGCGTTACAAGGGCCTGGGTTCGACCATCATCAGCCCTGTCTACAGTGCAGGGGACAAGCTCTTTGTCGCACTCAACCGCAACGGGGCCACCAATATTTACGGTCTGGACAAATCGTTCAAGCCGGAGAAGCCTTTGGTGGGGAGCCCGTACATCGATGTCTCGCCCAGCTTCGACCGCAGCGGCGAAAAAATGGTCTTCACCTCCAGCCGGGCGGGCAACCCGCACATATACCTGATGGACGTCAAGTCCGGCGACATACGGCGGGTGACCACCACGGGCAAATACAACACCCATCCCTGCATCAGCCCGGACGGGAGGTTCGTGGCCTACACCCATCAGACCTCGGACGGGCATCGCATCTATCTGCACGATCTGCAGACCGGTCGGGAAAAGCAGCTGACTTTCGGGCCCGGCAACGACGAATACCCCGCATTCGGGCCCGACGGCTACTTCGTGGCCTTTGCTTCCAGCCGGACCGGGGAGTACAAGGTGTATCTGACTACACGGCACGGCGACACGCCCAAGCGCATTCCCACGGGCAAGGGAGCGGCTTTCGCGCCCGCGTGGGATACGTCGCTGCAGTGGTAA
- the miaB gene encoding tRNA (N6-isopentenyl adenosine(37)-C2)-methylthiotransferase MiaB: MKFHITTFGCQMNVHDSQWLTAALESRGWEAAGEDDAQVYILNTCSVRDKPEQKVYSELGRVAAHLKRDENVFAAVGGCVAQQVGEGFFDRFPHVKLVFGSDGIAGAPNALERIARGRDDRVALLDFMPKFAEREQPEKVSALVPETRQAFVNIMQGCDNFCAYCIVPYTRGRQKSRHPEAILEECRMLAGNGVREITLLGQNVNSFGLDKGGAGVTFAGLLTSVAAIDGVDRLRFTTSHPKDIAPEVIAAFGELENLCPSLHLPMQAGSDKVLKAMRRRYDIERYLAIVDGLRSARPDISLTTDLIVGFPGETEEDFRQTLDMVERVGFESSFSFKYSDRPGVAAVNMEPKVDPEEAAERLLRLQTLQNNITRKCLKKMVGVQTDVLMEGLSRMQDGPLASWKGRDPAGRIVNVPMEFEAGLAGMLVPVKIMEAKKHSLNGERTGEPW; the protein is encoded by the coding sequence ATGAAATTTCACATCACCACCTTCGGGTGCCAGATGAACGTCCACGATTCCCAGTGGCTGACCGCCGCCCTCGAGAGCCGGGGCTGGGAAGCTGCGGGCGAGGACGACGCCCAGGTCTACATCCTGAACACGTGCAGCGTGCGCGACAAGCCGGAGCAGAAGGTCTACAGCGAGCTGGGACGGGTGGCCGCCCACCTGAAACGGGACGAGAACGTCTTTGCCGCCGTGGGCGGGTGTGTCGCCCAGCAGGTGGGCGAGGGCTTTTTCGACCGTTTCCCCCATGTCAAGCTGGTGTTCGGTTCCGACGGTATCGCCGGTGCGCCCAACGCCCTGGAGCGCATCGCCCGGGGCAGGGACGACCGGGTGGCCCTGCTGGACTTCATGCCCAAGTTCGCCGAGCGCGAGCAGCCCGAAAAGGTGTCCGCCCTGGTGCCGGAGACCCGCCAGGCCTTTGTCAACATCATGCAGGGGTGCGACAACTTCTGCGCCTACTGCATCGTACCCTACACGCGGGGTCGCCAGAAATCCCGCCACCCCGAGGCTATTCTGGAAGAGTGCCGCATGCTGGCTGGAAACGGCGTGCGCGAGATCACGCTGCTCGGCCAGAACGTCAACAGCTTCGGCCTGGACAAGGGCGGGGCGGGAGTGACCTTTGCCGGCCTGCTCACGTCCGTGGCGGCCATCGACGGGGTCGACAGGCTGCGCTTCACCACTTCCCATCCCAAGGATATCGCGCCCGAGGTCATTGCGGCCTTCGGCGAGCTGGAAAATTTGTGCCCGTCCCTGCACCTGCCCATGCAGGCCGGGTCGGACAAGGTACTCAAGGCCATGCGCCGCCGGTACGACATCGAGCGATATCTTGCCATCGTGGACGGACTGCGCTCGGCCAGGCCGGACATCTCCCTGACCACGGATCTCATCGTGGGCTTCCCCGGCGAGACCGAGGAGGACTTCAGGCAGACGCTGGACATGGTGGAGCGGGTCGGCTTCGAATCGAGCTTTTCCTTCAAGTATTCCGACCGGCCCGGCGTGGCCGCAGTGAACATGGAGCCCAAGGTGGACCCGGAAGAGGCTGCCGAGCGCTTGCTGCGCTTGCAGACTCTGCAAAATAATATTACTAGAAAATGTCTAAAAAAAATGGTGGGCGTGCAAACCGATGTTCTCATGGAGGGGCTGAGCCGCATGCAGGACGGCCCCCTGGCTTCCTGGAAGGGGCGAGACCCGGCCGGACGCATCGTCAACGTCCCCATGGAGTTTGAGGCCGGGCTGGCGGGCATGCTGGTGCCCGTGAAGATCATGGAGGCCAAGAAACATTCCCTGAACGGGGAAAGGACGGGCGAGCCGTGGTAA
- a CDS encoding bifunctional nuclease family protein, whose translation MVKVEIFGMALDEKGKSPIIVLKDEGDTRVLPIWIGAMEAMSISMAINKVEFHRPMTHDLLLNVIKHLGGTVNRVEITDIENGTFYAEIVVETEKETRRIDSRPSDAVALAVRAECPIFAGEDVLDQAGAPFPEHAETVLTTENSDKWLEELDKLSEDEIKYKM comes from the coding sequence GTGGTAAAGGTGGAGATCTTCGGAATGGCCCTGGACGAGAAGGGCAAGTCGCCCATCATCGTGCTCAAGGACGAAGGCGATACCCGTGTCCTGCCCATCTGGATCGGGGCCATGGAGGCCATGTCCATTTCCATGGCCATCAACAAGGTGGAATTCCATCGGCCCATGACCCATGACCTGCTCTTGAACGTCATCAAGCACCTGGGCGGCACCGTCAACCGCGTGGAGATCACGGATATCGAGAACGGAACGTTCTACGCCGAGATCGTGGTGGAGACGGAGAAGGAGACCCGGCGTATCGACAGCCGTCCATCCGATGCCGTCGCCCTGGCCGTGCGTGCGGAATGCCCCATCTTCGCGGGGGAAGACGTCCTTGACCAGGCGGGCGCGCCGTTCCCGGAACACGCCGAAACAGTCCTGACGACCGAAAATTCTGACAAGTGGTTGGAAGAGTTGGATAAACTCTCCGAAGACGAAATCAAATACAAGATGTAG
- a CDS encoding TonB family protein produces MRQSLGFFLSLTFHVGLGVLAVYGLPYTGVNVDLDVPVYTVDLVSLAPPPPGPPVEVQAKPEPAPETAEVPVVEAKPEPAVEVPQAPVVEAKPEPKPEEISPKKVEKKVVKKKEEKPKPEPEPKPKPKPKKTARQLLEEGMAAAKAETKRQEAKQAKKLASELAALKKREGDEVYAHGGQPGGVEGGVEGGHVGGTGSGLSEVYALIVGAAIKKNWRYPSFAGESNLLASVEIILDADGNILSSKIIDSSGNPEFDNSALRAIKETEYVERPRTERDRTLRINFNSQELAE; encoded by the coding sequence ATGCGGCAAAGCCTGGGTTTTTTCCTCTCTCTCACCTTTCACGTCGGACTGGGCGTGCTGGCCGTGTACGGCCTGCCCTACACTGGCGTGAACGTCGATCTCGACGTGCCCGTGTACACGGTGGACCTCGTGTCCCTCGCCCCGCCGCCTCCCGGACCTCCCGTGGAAGTGCAGGCCAAGCCCGAACCGGCTCCGGAAACAGCGGAAGTGCCCGTGGTCGAGGCCAAGCCGGAACCGGCGGTGGAAGTGCCCCAGGCACCGGTGGTGGAGGCTAAGCCCGAGCCCAAGCCGGAAGAGATCAGCCCCAAGAAGGTCGAGAAGAAGGTCGTCAAGAAGAAGGAAGAGAAACCCAAGCCCGAGCCCGAGCCGAAACCCAAGCCAAAACCCAAGAAGACCGCCCGGCAGCTCTTGGAAGAAGGCATGGCGGCGGCCAAGGCGGAAACAAAGCGCCAGGAGGCCAAGCAGGCCAAGAAACTGGCTTCCGAACTGGCTGCTCTCAAAAAGCGTGAGGGCGACGAAGTGTATGCCCACGGCGGACAGCCGGGCGGCGTCGAGGGCGGTGTGGAAGGCGGTCACGTGGGCGGTACCGGCTCCGGTCTGTCCGAAGTCTACGCGCTCATCGTTGGGGCCGCCATCAAGAAGAATTGGCGGTATCCCAGTTTTGCCGGTGAATCGAACCTGTTGGCCTCCGTCGAGATCATCCTGGACGCTGACGGCAATATCCTGTCATCCAAAATCATTGATTCATCCGGCAACCCCGAATTTGACAATTCCGCCCTTCGGGCTATCAAGGAAACCGAGTATGTGGAGAGACCGCGCACCGAGCGCGACCGGACTCTCCGGATCAATTTCAACAGCCAGGAACTCGCAGAGTAG
- a CDS encoding phosphotransferase family protein has protein sequence MIKLKIEAVEAYLKRAFGDDARLLKAGDIGNLDEQGMKSFGYGKPLLLRFEVGGEVREAVLSIMKGDKYGHQFYWDRGAILMFQYETSARMERHVRPLGLGYVNASDVLIPVEEPEEFFILNEKLEGHDYFLDLERIKSDGLRDADVDTAREFARWLGRVHSVKLDDPHLYYRHIRNLLGSSECILGLVDEAFPPAYSFFNDDRFKALEKRLIDWRWKLKGYTHRLSAVHGDFHPWNVLVTDDGDFSVLDRSRGEWGEPGGDLATMAINYLLWSLYGHDRLNGPFKTLYNAYFEEYFAVTGDTEVLEVMAPFFVFRGLVIASPEWYPDHPEQVRRRLFNLLSNVLEDDVFDWANINKYLE, from the coding sequence ATGATCAAGTTGAAGATCGAAGCCGTGGAAGCGTATCTCAAACGTGCATTCGGTGATGACGCCCGTTTGCTCAAGGCCGGGGATATCGGAAACCTCGACGAGCAGGGGATGAAGAGCTTCGGCTACGGCAAGCCCCTGCTCCTGCGGTTCGAGGTCGGCGGCGAGGTCCGGGAGGCCGTGCTGTCCATCATGAAGGGGGACAAGTACGGCCACCAGTTCTACTGGGACCGGGGGGCGATCCTCATGTTCCAGTATGAGACCTCGGCGCGCATGGAGCGCCACGTCCGCCCCCTTGGCCTTGGATACGTCAATGCATCCGACGTCCTGATCCCGGTGGAGGAGCCCGAGGAATTCTTCATCCTTAACGAGAAGCTGGAAGGGCACGACTATTTCCTGGACCTGGAACGCATCAAGAGCGACGGGCTGCGGGATGCGGACGTCGATACCGCCCGCGAGTTCGCCCGGTGGCTGGGCCGGGTCCATTCGGTCAAACTCGACGATCCGCACCTCTACTACCGCCACATCCGCAACCTGCTCGGTTCCAGCGAGTGCATCCTCGGGCTGGTGGACGAGGCCTTTCCGCCCGCCTATTCCTTCTTTAACGACGACCGGTTCAAGGCGCTGGAAAAACGGCTCATCGACTGGCGTTGGAAGCTGAAGGGCTATACCCACCGGCTGAGCGCGGTGCACGGCGACTTCCACCCGTGGAATGTGCTGGTCACGGACGACGGCGACTTCTCGGTGCTCGACCGGAGCCGGGGGGAGTGGGGTGAGCCGGGCGGCGACCTGGCGACCATGGCCATCAACTACCTGCTGTGGAGCCTGTACGGACATGACCGGCTCAACGGTCCGTTCAAGACTCTCTACAACGCGTACTTCGAGGAGTATTTCGCCGTCACGGGCGACACGGAAGTGCTGGAGGTCATGGCTCCGTTCTTCGTGTTCCGCGGGTTGGTCATTGCCTCGCCGGAATGGTATCCGGATCACCCCGAACAGGTCAGGCGGCGTCTGTTCAACCTCCTGTCCAATGTGCTCGAGGACGACGTCTTCGACTGGGCGAACATCAACAAGTACCTGGAGTAG
- a CDS encoding MotA/TolQ/ExbB proton channel family protein, translating into MNFLPESDILSLLMGATLAVKLVMLFLACMSLWSWTIIFFKFFSIGSARKKVMAGYEAFMDAGDLTSGLKGLGDKENSPLSRVSSLAVKEFRLLEKADVNRERKRLLVKDTLRRVLKQGISKEMRVLTRNLPFLATCANAAPFIGLFGTVWGIMHSFHSIGLAQSAALATVAPGISEALIATAIGLLVAIPATIFYNYFLGKLNEVESGMVDFAGAFLNRAEREIAWASKGD; encoded by the coding sequence ATGAATTTTCTGCCCGAGAGCGACATTCTTTCCCTGCTGATGGGAGCGACCCTGGCCGTGAAGCTGGTGATGCTTTTCCTGGCCTGCATGTCCCTGTGGAGTTGGACCATCATTTTCTTCAAGTTTTTCTCCATCGGCTCGGCCCGCAAGAAGGTCATGGCAGGGTATGAGGCGTTCATGGACGCCGGGGACCTGACCAGCGGCCTCAAGGGGCTGGGCGACAAGGAAAATTCCCCGCTGTCCAGGGTGTCCTCCCTGGCCGTGAAGGAATTCCGGCTGCTGGAGAAGGCGGACGTCAACCGCGAGCGCAAACGCCTTCTGGTCAAGGACACGCTTCGGCGGGTGCTCAAGCAGGGCATCTCCAAGGAGATGCGCGTGCTGACCCGCAACCTGCCGTTTCTGGCCACCTGCGCCAACGCGGCCCCGTTCATCGGCCTGTTCGGCACGGTCTGGGGCATCATGCACTCCTTCCACTCCATCGGCCTGGCCCAGAGCGCGGCCCTGGCCACGGTGGCGCCGGGCATCTCCGAGGCGCTCATCGCCACGGCCATCGGGTTGCTGGTCGCCATCCCGGCCACCATTTTCTACAACTATTTCCTGGGCAAGCTGAACGAGGTGGAGTCCGGCATGGTGGACTTCGCGGGCGCGTTCCTGAACCGCGCCGAGCGCGAGATCGCCTGGGCCTCCAAGGGGGACTGA
- the nth gene encoding endonuclease III — MKKTERATEIHARLSRRYPEPEPALHWSDPWQLLVATALSAQCTDERVNKVTPIFFEKWPTIADAAGADVMEVEEVVRSTGFFRNKARNIKAAATRIMEVYSGEVPRSMAELITLGGVARKTASIVLANAFGINEGIAVDTHVKRLAFRMGLTAKTDPVQIEKDLMPLYPREQWGDINHYLVFFGREVCPARKPKCDICELNDICPKKGVK; from the coding sequence ATGAAAAAGACAGAACGAGCAACCGAAATCCACGCCCGACTCTCCAGGCGGTATCCCGAGCCCGAGCCCGCCCTGCACTGGTCCGACCCGTGGCAACTGCTGGTGGCCACCGCCCTGTCCGCCCAGTGTACGGACGAACGGGTGAACAAGGTCACCCCGATCTTCTTTGAAAAGTGGCCGACCATCGCCGACGCGGCCGGGGCCGACGTGATGGAGGTGGAAGAGGTTGTCCGGTCCACGGGTTTCTTCCGCAACAAGGCCAGGAACATCAAGGCGGCCGCCACCCGGATCATGGAAGTGTATTCCGGCGAAGTGCCCCGCTCCATGGCCGAACTGATCACTCTGGGCGGCGTGGCCCGCAAGACCGCCTCCATCGTCCTGGCCAACGCGTTCGGCATCAACGAGGGCATTGCCGTGGACACCCACGTGAAACGGCTTGCCTTCCGCATGGGCCTGACCGCCAAGACCGATCCCGTGCAGATCGAGAAGGACCTGATGCCGCTCTACCCCCGCGAACAATGGGGCGACATCAATCACTACCTGGTTTTCTTCGGACGCGAGGTCTGCCCGGCCCGCAAGCCCAAGTGCGATATTTGCGAACTCAACGACATCTGCCCCAAAAAGGGAGTCAAATAA
- a CDS encoding carbohydrate kinase family protein, which yields MQIYITGSLAFDRIMSFPEKFSDHILPDKIHILNVSFVVDGLFERFGGTAGNIAYNLSLLGEKSVILSQVGKDFGLYDERLQHYGLSVEGIRTVEQEFTAGCYITTDKADNQINGFNPGAMKYPCQYDMTRIDSAEAIGIISPGNINDMVDHPRYYREKGIPYIFDPGQQIPALGGEKLRDAIVGAEILIVNDYELEMVMKSTGMSQEDILDNVAYLITTLGEKGSVVSTRDEETSIGVCPAEAVVDPTGAGDAYRSGLLKGLSMGKTVVEACKLGAVCATYAVEKTGTQEHSFTLEEFTRRYEGVFGPME from the coding sequence ATGCAGATTTACATTACCGGGTCTCTGGCCTTTGACCGCATCATGTCCTTCCCGGAGAAATTCTCCGATCACATACTGCCCGACAAGATTCACATTCTGAACGTTTCTTTCGTTGTCGACGGCCTGTTCGAGCGGTTCGGCGGCACGGCTGGAAACATAGCCTACAACCTGTCCCTGCTGGGCGAGAAGTCCGTCATCCTCAGTCAGGTCGGCAAGGATTTCGGCCTGTACGATGAACGGCTGCAGCATTACGGCCTTTCCGTGGAAGGCATCCGGACCGTTGAACAGGAATTCACGGCCGGCTGCTACATCACCACGGACAAGGCCGACAACCAGATCAACGGCTTCAACCCCGGCGCCATGAAGTACCCCTGCCAATACGACATGACCAGGATCGATTCGGCAGAAGCCATCGGCATCATCTCTCCCGGCAACATCAACGACATGGTTGATCACCCCAGGTACTACCGCGAAAAGGGCATCCCCTACATCTTTGATCCGGGCCAGCAGATTCCGGCGCTCGGCGGCGAGAAGCTCAGGGACGCCATCGTCGGGGCCGAAATCCTGATCGTCAACGACTACGAGTTGGAGATGGTCATGAAATCCACAGGCATGTCCCAGGAAGATATCCTCGACAACGTGGCGTACCTCATTACGACGCTGGGCGAGAAGGGGTCGGTCGTCAGCACCCGCGACGAGGAGACCTCCATCGGCGTTTGCCCGGCAGAGGCCGTGGTCGACCCGACCGGCGCCGGTGACGCCTATCGTTCCGGCCTGCTCAAGGGATTATCCATGGGCAAGACGGTCGTCGAGGCCTGCAAGCTCGGAGCCGTGTGCGCCACCTATGCGGTCGAGAAGACCGGCACACAGGAGCACAGCTTCACCCTGGAGGAATTCACCAGGCGTTACGAGGGCGTTTTCGGCCCCATGGAATAA
- the cutA gene encoding divalent-cation tolerance protein CutA: MAESFVYITCESPRQAEEIGAALVEQRLAACANILPGMRSVYRWQGKVERAEETVLIAKTRDDLVARLTDAVKSMHSYEVPCVVAVPITGGNPDFLDWIRTEASGADR, from the coding sequence ATGGCCGAATCATTCGTCTACATCACCTGCGAGTCCCCACGGCAGGCCGAGGAGATCGGCGCGGCCCTGGTGGAGCAGCGACTGGCGGCCTGCGCCAATATCCTGCCGGGCATGCGGTCCGTATATCGGTGGCAGGGCAAGGTGGAGCGTGCCGAGGAAACAGTGCTCATAGCCAAGACCCGGGACGATCTGGTCGCGCGCCTGACCGATGCGGTCAAGTCCATGCACAGCTACGAGGTGCCGTGCGTGGTGGCCGTGCCCATCACCGGCGGCAATCCGGATTTCCTTGATTGGATCAGGACCGAGGCAAGCGGCGCGGACCGTTGA